A window of Belonocnema kinseyi isolate 2016_QV_RU_SX_M_011 chromosome 10, B_treatae_v1, whole genome shotgun sequence genomic DNA:
atttcaaaatatttcaaaagatttaaaagaaattgcaaTGTATCATGTAGTTccaagagattttataatattttaaaggatttttaagaatatattcattagaattaaaagatttcaaagatttaaacagttttcaaatatttcagaaattattcaagatattaaaaaaattttcaggatttttaatgataggacctataaggttttatgaggattttaataaattttataagctttctgcggatttcaatgattttatggaatttcgaAATCTCTCAaggtattttgattttttcaggatttaagaaaatataagatttcaaagcaatTCACGAGCTTTTCCaggtattttataacattttaatggacttcgaagaatttattcacaagaattgagagatttcgtaggatttacataattttaggatattcgaaaagatattttaaaaggtttcgaagaattttcagtggattttaattatttaaaagaatttcaaagaattaaaaatattttagggtacatAAAAAAGAgttgaggaattttcaagagctttaaaaaatttcaagggatttcatatctgaaatctttagcAATTTgctaaagatttcagatattttagtatatttttaaaaatttgcaaggaattttcccgagctttaaaaaattgcaatgaatttaaaaacactgtaaaggattttaaatatttaaaaaattccaaagcattttctaacactataaaatgtttcaattgagatattttaaatatttgaagagatttttaaataattcaaagtatttccaaagagttttaagaattttaaagaataaaaaaattccaagaaattttccacatatttgaacagatttccaaggatttcaaaagatctccgaggatttcaatgattttaagggatttcaaaagctctcaatgtattttattaaattctttagcATTGCAGGAAATATCAtcaaatttcatgtaattttaggagattttatcatattttcatggttttcaaaaaatttattaaaaaaaattgaaatattttaaatatttgaagagattttcaaatatttcaaagtatttccaaagagctttaagaattttaaagagtaaacaattttaagggattttaaaagatctcagggtattttaatgttttcaggatttcaggaaatatcagatttcattgaatttaatagaagttaaaagattttatttacaaaaattgagagaTTTTgtacgatttcaaaagtttttaaatatttcaagctatttccacaatttttaaagattttccaaaatttgaggaTATtcgaaaagatattttcaaatattccaaggaattttctatagatttcaatcatttaaatgtatttcaaataattaaaaaaatttgggtttaaaatatttttaaaaatttcaatgattttaagggatttcaaaagctcttaatttgttttaataaattctcTAGCATTGTAAGAAATATCATCAAATTTCATGTAATctcaagagattttataatattttaatggatttcaaagaatttattcgccataattgagatatttttaatacttgaagagattttcaaataattcaaagtaaagagttttaacaattgtaaagagcaaaaaaattccaagaaattttccacagattttaacagattttcaaggatttcaatgatttaaaggaatttaaaaagatgtcagggtttttaaatttttttcagcgtttCAGGAAACATCAGATTTCATTAAagttattagaatttaaaagaatttatttacaagaattgagggattttctaaaatttcaaattttttatatatatttcaaggtatttccacaattttcaaaaattttcaaagattttaggatattcgaaaagatatttttggatattctaaggaattttctagagatttcaatcatttaaaggtatttaaaataattaaaaaaaaattagggtacttaaaaaatgttgaggaatttttaagagcttcaaaaaattgcaataaattaaaaaagactgtaaaggatttttaatatttaacaaaattctaaagcattttctaacgctttaaaaagttttagaggatttcaaaagcactcaatgtattttaatcaattctttAGTATTGcagaaaatatcagatttcatgtaattttaggagattttataatattttaatggttttcaaaaaatttatttacaaaaattgaaatatttaaaataatatttgcagagattttcaaatatttcaaatgatttccaagagttttaaaaactttaaatttttaagagtaaaaaaattccaagaaattttccacagattttaacacattttcaaagatttcaatgattttaagggattttcaaagaCCTCagggtattttaattttttcagcatttcaggaaatatcagatttaattaaatttaacagaacttaaaagaatttatttacaagaattgaaggattttgtaggatttcaagtttttaaatatttcaaggtattttcataatttttaatgactttaggatattcaaaaagatatttttaaatattccaaggaattttctataaatttcaatcatttaaaggtatttcaaataattcaaaaaaacgCGGAGTACTTTAAAAGttttgaggaatttttaagagctttaaaaaattgcaatgaatttaaaaagactacaaaggattttaaatattaaaaaaaaaatccaaagcatTTTCTAAAGTGTTAAAAAGTTCcagaggatttcaaaatatttccaagaatttcaatgattttaagggatttcaaaagctttcaatgtattttaataaattctctagtattgttaaaaatatcatcaaatttcatgtcatttcaggagattttaaaatattttaatgcatttcaaaacatttattcataaaaattgaaatattttaaatatttgaagagattttaaaataattcaaagtatttccaaagagttttaagaattttaaagagtaaaaaaattccaagaaattttccacagattttaacagattttcaaggattttaataattttaagggatttttaaatatctcaggctattattatttttttaggatttcaggaaatatcagatttaattatatttaacagaatttgaaagaatttatttgcaagaattgaatgattttataggatttcaaaatttatttaatattttaaggtatttccacaattttaaaagattttcaaacattttaggatattcgagaagatatttttaaatattccaaggaatttttttatagatttcaatcatttaaaggtatttcaaataattagaaaaaatttagggtacttaaaaatttttgaggaaTTGTTAAGagctttataaaattgaaaaattaaaagattccaaagcattttctaacgctttaaaatgtttcaaggaatttcaaaagattttcaaggatttcaaatgttctcaaggtattttaataaattctttagtaTTGCAGGAAATATCATCAGATTCCATgtaatttcaggagattttatcatattttcatggttttcaaaaaatttatttacaaaactattccaaggaattttctatagatttcaatcatttaatggtatttcaaataattaacaaaatttacgcaattaaaaaaatttttcaaggaattttccagatctttaaaaagttttaagatatttcaacagtttggaaaaaataaaaaatatttaaggcttttttttaattccgaagaattttcaagaacttaacAAAATTGTAGGAATTAAAAAAGACTCTTAAAAGTATTTGAtaagatgtaaaaataattcaagttattttcaaagagttttatgaattttacagattttcgaatctttaaaatgattccaagaaattttcaagagttgtacaaaatttcagtgaattttgCATAACTTTaatgttttaagggattttaaagaatgtaatgcattttttttcattcaatttcaccagatttggaaggattttataTGACCTATACGGTTttaggatattgaaaaaaatcccaAGATAGTTTTAAgccattaacaaagattttatcagatttcataaaatttctcggaattttatataatattttaatgaatttccatagaaattatttacaatatttctcgaatgattttaaatatttaaatagattttcaattgctttaagggttttatttaaaaactgtcaagtaatttccatgaatttaaggaattataaaaaaaaaataaatgcagttttaaagaatttatttttatttcacatgaTTTGCATGGATTtaacaggatattttaaaattttaagatatttttacaaaattcaaagagatttttaaggaattgTAATAGGATTTCTGAGatcctcattttattttttgtttcaggaaAAGCAATTTCGCCAATCGGTAACGTAATTAATggataaaataagatttttaattattctttatctCACCTGAGATTCAAAATTCTGTTTGCTCTCCCCTCCATCAATTGTGCTAACTTTATATTCCGGCAAAAGTTTTCCCAAAACTGTAATCCAGGTGTTAATTTTATCTCTTCGTCGTCGCTCCACTTCATTGTGCGTTTCTCTTCTTTTGTCGTCcctctaaaaaaatattagtaatcCGATCTAAAAAGATTTGTATAACgatatttgtaattttgaaaataaaacctaaaaacaatcagttttattcagaaaaattatagaaaaccttttgagattttaatttaaaattaaaatttaaaaaaccttcagagtatctaataaattattctaaatataataaatattttatgataatgaTTTTAGCtagaaagaagtttttttttaaagaagttttttgaaagaattttaaagaaaattcacgacttttaattgtgttttaatttttattcagtgcATTATAcagggtttcattttttaaagttccaggtaatattgaagtttttcattggaaattgtttttcttttttaacaaaaatcattagattttaaaggttcataattttttaacaattttatgttacGTTACACCAGAAATTCCatactttgaaacaaaaatcggaaatttgaatataaaattaaaaaaaaagattttaaaagatttaaatttgcatttcaaaacaaaaatcgttataattttaacaagatttaaaatcttttaacatttttatatctaaatcattatattttaaaggttcatttttttacaatttagcgGTTAAGGTCAATAATTGCTACttccaaataaaaatcattataatttgaacaaaatttagaatctttcaagatttttaaaattatgtttgatctttttttaagcATATTTGTCTATTTCCTTTCAaagttatatattataattttcctGAGATTCTGGAGAgagcttaaaaagatttttgaagactttCAAGAACtgaataaccaaaattttaacaacaaaaataatttttaaccaaccatgtttaatggttgaattttcaacaaaaatgcagATGAATTCTTagtaatgtatatatatataaggtgaattttcaaaaaagtaattgaatttttataaaaaaaaatatatattttttttcactccagaaagaaaaaaactgcaaccAAAGTATAATCCgacgtaaaaaaaatgttgaaaacaaaataaaaattttaaataactgaattttattttttaaggtttaattactatataattttcgtaagattcccaagaatattcaaaacgatttttcaagatttccgaTGTGTCAAAAAAGTATTCAgaacatttttatgaaagtttttactttacagttttaaaatatgtttaatatcttaaaaacttatataatttctaaatatctttttgagcaatcttaaatttattttttcaatttggaaaataatcaaaaaaatttcctggAATCTTAAGAAAGAAAATGCATCAAAGTTATGtttcgaaatcttccaaaatattgatttaaaatttttgaaaccttttcaaactttaaattattttacgaaatttattcaaaacttcaaaatatctttcaaaatttacatgaaaatgtttaataaatgtttaaaaaataaaacaattttcttaaaatctgccagctttttttaaaaatttggaaatatttttatataatcactttaaattaaattttgacatagaaaaccagTTTCAacttttctaggaatcttaagaatttttcttattatctaaacttttaaaacagttagaagctttcaaattttattttgaaaacttcaaaaataattatttaaattgttcgaaatatttaaaagttttaaattattttcttatgacattttttcaaaacttttaaatatcattcCAAAAGATTCGAAGATTacctaccaattttttttaatctttgaaaataaaaatcatttccttAAAACCATCCAAATCctttttcgaaacttttgaaaatctttcgaaacgttttaaaatattttggaagaatctcttaaaaattaaaaataaaaaatcattcaaaattcttacAAAGCTTCGAAAGATTTTgtccgaaatcttcaaaaaaatgcgtttcaaattttttcaaattttttaagcttaaacttattttttaatctttccaaaacttggaaatatctcttaaacttactcgaatttttcgtaaaatttcttaatcttgaaaaattggctttaaaatcttctacataattttccgaaactttaggaaatcatctgaaatgttttgaaatctttttagattttttcaaaaaattcattttccaaaataaagCGACTTTCTTTTTACAAGAATTTATCGATGTTTTTGTAGGGCAAGTATTCCTTGCATTTTTTccaattagtagaaatttttagTAAAGTAGGTAATATTTTTTGAGACCAGGAAAACCCGAGAAATAACAGAgaacttctttttttaacagagaattttttttattttaaaagaaaaatctgtccaaactcgattttaacaatttaaaaaataattccttgaatttttatcttctttaattatgatatcattcaatttataatgcgtaattcgcaaatcttttactttacagaattttccattttatatttttatttttaaacgtacttttttaattcaaagaatttaaaaatgcagtcttGGAAGACttaaacaactgaaaattaaaagcgtctgaaatttaaaacttttatttgttcaactgtaaacataaattaattatttatttaaaaattgaactatagttataaaaaaatgaacaataataaaaaaccttagccgtaaaaaatgtaaataatttgaaattgaattatttgaaattaaaatccttgaatagtttaaattttaaggagcttttaaatttctaaagttaccattttaattgttctattaaaaagaattattatttgtaagtaacttttttaatttttatgtataaataacaattgaacacttattgtttgtaaaacaatttaagtaattttttagatatatttaaaggtttcgaaatgattcaaaattaattaaaaacttgaaatgatttcaaataatttaaataaagtgtgTTTTAAATgtctcgaatttaaaaaatgtagctttttgcagattttgaacaaaaaattagaagcttttttagaattgtgaaaggcttaaaaaaaattaaaacattttcttaatattgctaggaaaattacaaatgattttttattttgaaaaattatttaaaatgcgaatcattttaaaagatatttagaaattattaaaaaattttgataataattataaatttgaaaaaattagaaagatgtagatttttcaagactgaaataaaattttgaagctttttaagaattttccaactATAATAAAAGGAGATGTTTTGGGTTTCGATCGTGagcaaaacaacgaatttttcgattcttaatttttaaactataatttataAACAGACATtttatagttaaagttttaatgtttccagcttaaaatcagttaaaataattaaataatcaaataaaataattttaaaaaaattaacttattgattgattcttcaatttagagaattaaaaatgataacatggatttatatatttcgaactgaatctttgaactctacaatttaaaaaagttcaaaattcaaaatttttcagtttacatgcatttaattttaaagtgttcatttgaatgcaacatttttgaattaaaaaaccttttaaactGCAATCTTAAAAGATAACAATTAAAGAGTTCTACcttaagtgctttaatttgcagtttatttgtcattaattcaaatggaaaaatggtgATCAATAAAgttcgaatttataaatttaattgaccgtgaaaaaCGTTAGCGAACCTGGAAAAAAACGAAaatctttttcttcaattaaaacggccactctgcCTGATAAACAATTCTTTTGTTTTGGAACAAGAtgggatatttaaaattttgttaatgaaaattctaaaaattttaaaactcatttaaacataagtaaaacatttaaaactcattaaacatttttttaatatggaaaaatatgtGATCATTTGCTtgacaaaagaaagaaatttccgagtcaagattttagaaaatctaaaaaaaaaagaatttcatgtctacaatttgtattattgtttaaatGTGAAAGATTATGGAGGAAATACCTTTTTCGGAATAGGTTCACTCGAGGAATTGGAGGACTTATTGTTAACTTGAAGTTGAGAAACACGAGGAGTGAAAGATTTAAGAGTTTGGGTTGCAAAAGGGTCAGTTTCGTTGCTGATCACGTAATATTGACCATTAACGGGCGAGGCCAAGAGCTGCACAGGTTGCTTCACAGAATTGGGAAGCCCTAGTTCCATTTCCCTTGAATCGCCCTCGTCAATATGAAGTAATTGATAAGCTACCGTTTCTCCAGCCCTATCACTGCCAAAAATCTTTTGTTCATATTGATAATGAAGACCCTCCTCAGCTGTTGCTTCATCATCTGCATCGCAGCCTATGAACTCTGATTCTTCCAAAACTAAACCCACGTTTTCTTCTCCATTCTCCTCGGaactgaaaattatcaatttaatttcgaaatcaaTTTAATCATTCAAATGAGAATCTTTTAAGCTgacacagtgggaaaaaattacttttggtttaaattaacgCAGAGCCCACGGATATTAATCGATTTGgaccaagaaatttgaaaaaatctgccgctgcgcgagcacattctcatcgcgcgctacgagCGCGGATCGCTTCGCTCGCGCAAGTtagagcgcgcgactgttggttttcaCGCTTGGCGTTTGataatgtatttatatttatcccaaatttgtgcgcaagccttttaaataaaagatcaaagaatcgacaactgttatttggtgattgtgaattctctcttgttaaagctccttcggccttaacgaacacattctcatcacgtatgtcatgcttcgcacttgattacgTCGAAAAtccgaacttttctacattatgctcaactctattatatgcaaaataaattacaaatattattttgaatgattactttaatatttatttcttatttggcattaaatttaatttttagccaccCTGAAATatgtatatcattttcataaatttatattattaccattcataatatatAGTATTGGAACACAAGTATTTTCATatcttatttttactatttaaaaaactgcgcattctattaaaataaaaacattattaaacattttattgcaacttgtttcGTTTTgccataaatatatatattttttatattcaatgtagatataatttaggcgaaaaatgttgttgaataaaatgttattgtgtcttgtgtcctttttccaaaaatcttttttttacttttaatatatttttataaccagaatttagaacaaaacagtagacatttttttatgcaaactcctgataaaaaaaaagaatccaacgaccaaatttggactacagcgaacaaacaaaaacaaaaaatcctattataatctgaaaaaaataataattttcggcctaaaataaaaaagaggaaagaaaaattaaagaaaaattcttgtttttttaaacaggagtttgcatcaatttgattattggtcgttaaataggaattttaatttggattttaatccaatttaaatttcttaacttgttttttagatattttttggttgaagaactttaaacattttttttattcattatttgtattttaataataatattttcttttcattgtaattaaaaattttttaataaattaaaaatt
This region includes:
- the LOC117181615 gene encoding upstream stimulatory factor 1-like; translation: MDLMDNKYEPVDESSEENGEENVGLVLEESEFIGCDADDEATAEEGLHYQYEQKIFGSDRAGETVAYQLLHIDEGDSREMELGLPNSVKQPVQLLASPVNGQYYVISNETDPFATQTLKSFTPRVSQLQVNNKSSNSSSEPIPKKRDDKRRETHNEVERRRRDKINTWITVLGKLLPEYKVSTIDGGESKQNFESQSKGGILSRACDYILELKETNKTLDRCSEENKELMQELKNLRQLVSHLKKQNAQLKMQISDGT